The Benincasa hispida cultivar B227 chromosome 9, ASM972705v1, whole genome shotgun sequence genome has a segment encoding these proteins:
- the LOC120087049 gene encoding bidirectional sugar transporter SWEET2, producing the protein MVLLGSIFSICRDAAGVAGHIFAFGLFLSPLDTFRRVIRNKTTEQFSGLPYIYALLNCLICLWYGTPVISPRNTMVMTVNSIGAVFQLVYIMLFIAYGEKGKKIKMIGLLLAVFGLFIVVVAGSLQIADLPLRRNVVGILSCASLVSMFASPLFIINLVIRTKSVEFMPFYLSLSTFLMSISFFLYGLFNYDLFVYAPNGIGTVLGSIQLVLYCYYSRVAKEESREPLIVSYA; encoded by the exons atgGTTCTTCTTGGTTCTATCTTCTCAATTTGCAGGGATGCAGCTGGAGTCGCTG GGCACATATTTGCTTTTGGACTTTTCTTGTCACCCTT AGATACATTTCGACGTGTTATCAGAAACAAAACAACAGAACAGTTTTCGGGTTTGCCATATATATATGCTCTGTTAAACTGCCTTATTTGCCTATGGTATGGTACACCCGTCATTTCTCCAAGAAACACAATGGTCATGACGGTCAATTCGATCGGCGCGGTATTTCAGTTAGTCTACATCATGCTCTTCATAGCATATGGCGAAAAGGGGAAAAAG ATAAAAATGATAGGATTGTTGCTTGCAGTCTTTGGCCTCTTTATAGTAGTCGTTGCCGGGAGCCTACAAATAGCTGACCTCCCATTGCGACGGAATGTTGTCGGGATTTTGAGTTGTGCATCTCTCGTATCAATGTTCGCTTCTCCCTTGTTTATTATA AATTTGGTGATTCGAACAAAGAGTGTGGAGTTTATGCCATTTTATCTCTCCCTTTCGACGTTCCTCATGAGCATATCTTTCTTCCTCTATGGACTGTTCAATTATGACCTATTTGTTTAT GCCCCAAATGGGATAGGAACTGTGTTGGGGAGTATCCAATTGGTGTTGTATTGCTACTACAGTCGAGTTGCTAAAGAGGAGTCTAGAGAACCTTTAATCGTATCCTATGCGTAA
- the LOC120087050 gene encoding uncharacterized protein LOC120087050 isoform X1 produces the protein MEALWNLEDKWKLSTQQAFILLTCTAVAVVGICTAAWAKKRRGEKKDHRRGTTVRWWKWAAERRKGSGGGETPVRLLSGEGEGEELGSRNSTAAVWQRPILMGEKCEMLKYSGLILYDERGRLLQDQIAAMENGYKVLLRRRSHNSKDKVEGSTLMLFLFHGNLQKRSVKIIQKG, from the exons ATGGAAGCTCTGTGGAATTTAGAAGACAAATGGAAGCTCTCAACCCAACAAGCCTTCATTCTCTTAACGTGCACGGCGGTCGCCGTTGTCGGGATCTGCACGGCGGCGTGGGCGAAGAAGAGGAGAGGGGAGAAGAAAGATCACCGACGAGGGACGACAGTGAGGTGGTGGAAATGGGCAGCGGAAAGGCGGAAGGGGAGCGGCGGTGGAGAGACGCCGGTGCGGCTGTTGAGCGGagaaggggaaggggaagaaTTGGGAAGCCGGAATTCGACGGCGGCAGTGTGGCAACGGCCGATATTAATGGGGGAAAAGTGTGAGATGCTGAAATACAGTGGGCTTATTCTGTACGACGAACGGGGAAGATTGCTGCAGGATCAAATTGCCGCCATGGAAAATGGTTACAAGGTGCTGCTTC GAAGGAGAAGCCATAATAGTAAAGACAAGGTTGAAGGATCTACTCTGATGCTCTTCCTCTTCCATGGGAATCTTCAAAAAAGAAGTGTAAAAATTATACAAAAGGGGTGA
- the LOC120087050 gene encoding uncharacterized protein LOC120087050 isoform X2, with product MEALWNLEDKWKLSTQQAFILLTCTAVAVVGICTAAWAKKRRGEKKDHRRGTTVRWWKWAAERRKGSGGGETPVRLLSGEGEGEELGSRNSTAAVWQRPILMGEKCEMLKYSGLILYDERGRLLQDQIAAMENGYKEGEAIIVKTRLKDLL from the exons ATGGAAGCTCTGTGGAATTTAGAAGACAAATGGAAGCTCTCAACCCAACAAGCCTTCATTCTCTTAACGTGCACGGCGGTCGCCGTTGTCGGGATCTGCACGGCGGCGTGGGCGAAGAAGAGGAGAGGGGAGAAGAAAGATCACCGACGAGGGACGACAGTGAGGTGGTGGAAATGGGCAGCGGAAAGGCGGAAGGGGAGCGGCGGTGGAGAGACGCCGGTGCGGCTGTTGAGCGGagaaggggaaggggaagaaTTGGGAAGCCGGAATTCGACGGCGGCAGTGTGGCAACGGCCGATATTAATGGGGGAAAAGTGTGAGATGCTGAAATACAGTGGGCTTATTCTGTACGACGAACGGGGAAGATTGCTGCAGGATCAAATTGCCGCCATGGAAAATGGTTACAAG GAAGGAGAAGCCATAATAGTAAAGACAAGGTTGAAGGATCTACTCTGA